The genomic window ATTCTTCAGTTTCCTTTGGAAAATATATTTAATATTCAAATTGATTATGGGAAAAGAGTTGTGGTTGATGTGAAAAACGAACTGGCTTCTATTAAAAAAGTGAATATTTAAAATAAAAATAACCTTGCAAGATACATAGATCCGCAAGGTTGGGTTATCAGTTTTCTTTTTGACTTAAGCGCAAAGACGCAATTTGTTTTATTCTAATTTGTTTTAAGGCGCAAGGATTTTATTAAAGATAAAACTTATTAGCACGAAAATTTTTAGCGGAAGTTTTAAAGTCTTGAACTTTTGTTTCTTTTGTTTCAAGACAAAAGAAATCTCTAAGCCTTTCTAAATTTCTTTTTCTTCTTCCACGGTGCATTTTTCTGAACATCACCCGCCATAATACACCCATAAGGCATCACTTCATCCAGAACCTCACAAAGTCCGTATTCTTCAATCTGTGCTCTCACGTTTTTGGCGCTTTTATAAGCGGTCGGAAGTTCAGAGATGTCAATTTCATTCGAAAAGAAACGGATATCCAATCCTTGAGTTTCTTCTGCAAAAATTTCTTCAGTCGTTTTATGGGCCAATGACTTTTTATGCTGACTTCTACTGAAATTCCTTCCTGCACCGTGTGGCGCAAAACCTAGGTTTCTCTCATTCGTTTTTCCCTGAACGATCAAAACAGGTTCCGCCATATTCAACGGAATTAATCTTGGTCCTGTAATATCCGGCATAAATTTATCATCTAAAGGTGTTGCTCCTTTTGCGTGGTAAAACAAATCTCCGTCTTTGAAAACGAAATTATGCTCGTTCCAATATCGGTCTTTTTTCTCAATTCCCAGCTTATTTAAAGTCGCATCATGAATGGAAGTATGGTTTTCTTTCGTCCATGTTCTGATCAATTGAAGCGCTTCCCAATATGATTTTCCTTCTTCGGATTCATACGGAATCCATGCGTTTTCTTTCAAGGTTTCAGGAGAGTTTTCCATTCTGAATTTATTCGCAACCTTCATTCCTTTGTCATACAAAGCCGCTCCGGGAGCTCGTGAGCCGTGATGTGTCACCAGCATGGTATTTCCGGTATTTTTTGAAATTCCGACAAATAGAAAATGGTTTCCATCACCTTGCGTTCCCATATGAGAACGGGCAATGCTGATCAGTTTTTCATCATTCAGAAAATCATTGGCTCTGAACGCATCCATCAATTCCTGAGACATCGGCATTTGCTCGCCTCTCGGTCTTCCTCCATATCCGAAATGCGTCACAGAATGAGCGGCATCCAATACTTCTTTAGGATCTGCTTTTCCAAAATCTGTCAACATTACCGAACAGCAGATATCTGCACTATGGAATCCCGGATGAATGGCATTTTTCGCCACAACAACTCCACCTACCGGAATCTGGCCAACCGGACCTGTCGGACACGCATCAGGCATAATCGCTCCGGCAACCAAAGTCGGCGTTTTCATCAAAACATTCATCGTATTGATTACTTTTTCTACGTTATCATTTTCACTTTCATGTTCGGCTCGGATGTTGATCACAAAATCTTTTGCTGTTTCATGAAGCGAAATCGGCTCCGGTTGTTTGAATTGCTCTACATATTCTTTGGTTTGATGTTCATTTAGTTTGTTTTCGTTAATATACTCCAAAGCTTTAGCAAACCATTTTGCAGGTCTGTATCCTAAAGCTATTAAATCGTTACCAGTCATTTTAGTCATTTTATATTTTTTATATTGGCAGCTGTTAACCGCCTTCCACTCCCGCTTTTTTGCTCCACCTCGTTTCTCAAAAAGAGCTCCGTTCAAGTCGGGCTGCGGTGTTTGCATCTGTCATTTTTAGTAACCTTGATGAGATTCGAACTCACATTCCAAATTGGCATTGAGGCTGTAAATACGCTTCCCTACTTTTCTCAGAATTTCGGTGCTTCTGTAAACTCTACCCATTAGTCCGCGCAGGTCTAACCGGAATATCCCCAAACTCTACGAATACGTAAATTTTTCCGTAGGCTTTTCCTTTTAAGCTACAAGGTCATTTTGTTGATGCAAAGTAAGAACTAAAGTATGCAATGTTTTTGCGTTGTAGAAAAATTTTATATTTTTATTGAAAATTATTTTTAGGCAAGATGGAAAATTTAAATCCGGAAATATTTCAGGCATTTCAAAACAAACTGAAAACAGGCAATAGAAGAGGTGTTCATTTAAATGCGATTCCCGGAAACTCAAGATATAAATTTGATCTTGCCCGACTTTCTGAAATTCATAAAAGCCTTCCGGAGCATTTTATCATTAATCTTTTAACGCAGAAGAATGTTAATTTTAAATTTTCCATTCATGATAAAATTTCTGATGAGGTTGCTAAAACTCCGGAAAAAGAGGGTATTTACTTGTATGATGATGAAAAAGAAGTTACCGAAAATAAGGGAGCAGAAGTCGCTTTGGTTAAGGACAAAACACGAGAAGCAGCATTAGAAAAGCTTTCCACCGGTTTGGAAAACCTGATCTTTCAAAATGAAGTGATACAATCTGAGAAAGGAATCAATTCTTTGGGTTTCGGTTTTCCGGTTTTGATCAGGAAAGATATGGATGGACAGATTTCTGCTTCACCCATCCTGATCTGGTCTGTGAACATAAAGCCGGTCAATGAGCTGAATACATGGGAAATCAGTAGAACGGAGGATGATGCAATCTATGTAAATGAAGTTTTGATCAATCATTTGCAAAATGACTCCGGGATTGTATTGGAACAGATTTCTGAAGAAATGCTTGCCGATGGAAAAATAGATAAACCTGAACTGTTGCAGATTTGTCAAACTCTGTTAAATCAGCTTAAAATCACACAGAACCTTGATTTTATCCTTAATAATTATGAGGAAATTCCATTGATTAAACCGAAGGCTTCCTATGAAGAACAGCTTCAGAACAATGGAGACGCCCTTATTATTAAATCCGGTGTTTTTTCCATTTTTGAAGTTCAGAAACAGAATATTATTAATGATTATGAGTCGTTGAAGAGAGAGTTTAAACCTCTTGAAAACGGAATACAGCAGGATTTTCAATCCATTACTTCTATTGAGACTGATCCTTCGCAGCAGGGAATTTTAGAATCATTAAAATCACAGACGAAAATTTTGATTCAGGGTCCTCCGGGAACAGGAAAAAGCCAGACGCTGACTGCGGTTTTGGTGAATGCCTTGGAAAACAAACAAAAAACAGTTGTTGTCTGTGAAAAACAGACTGCGCTGGAAGTTTTATATAATGCACTTCATAAATTAGGTTTGGGGCGCTACTGTGTGATGATTAAAGATAGTGTTTCCGACAGAAAACTCGTGGTAGATGCTGTCCGAAATACAATTGATCTGGCCGATTTCAAAAAAACAGGACAATCTTATTCTGCTCAGTCGCTGCAAGATCAACTGACGCTAATTTCAGAGCATAAAGCAACAATTAATACGGTTCATGAGCTCCTGAATTCAGACTTGATTTCAGGCAAAAACTGGATGGAAATTGTTGGTGACCTTTTAACATTTCAGGATACCAAAGAAAATATAAATGTTCAGGATATCCCGTTTACTTTTTCAGAAGGGGAAGGTAAAGAGATTGAATATATTTTGGAAAAGGGAAAAGAGGTTTATCAGGAATATCAGCCTTTTGAAAAATCTTCATTTATTAATCCTGAAAAGCTGATCCGCGAGAATTTTCATAACAGTCTGCAGAATTTAGATACTTCTTTTCAGCATTATGAAAAGATGTGGGATGAAATTCAGTCGCTGATTATTGATTTCAGACCTGTGTATGAAGAAAAGAAAAAACAGAATTTTAGTCAGAATTTTCAAACATTATCGTCACTAATTAATGAAACGGAAGTGATCACTTCTGTTCTGAATCAAAATTCTGAAGAATTTCACCCTGAAATTACGAACGGATTATTCTATAGGTTCACTGCATTATTTTCTTCAGGAAAGAAAAAAAAGATCAGCAATCAGAAAAGATTACTGGAAATAAGTTCTTTGATTAAACAAATCAGTCTGAATGAGTTTTTCCCTTCGATCGATCTGTCTGATCATCTTTGGAATAATAAAAATGAAATTCTGAATTACCGTCAGAAAATACAAAATATTCAATCCGGATTTTCTTCTCAGCTGGAACAACAGTTCAATAGCATTGATTTCCTGAATATTTTCGATCCTGTGATTTCCGGAAAAGAAACGGAGATGATTGCCCAGCGAATTCAGCAGTTGAAGAAAAGTATCTCAAATGATCAGTGGGTGAAAGATCTGAATTTTGGAAACACTTATCAGAGCTTTGACCAGTATCTGATTTCTATTTTAGACCAATACAGAACGTACAGAAATCATCCTGAAAATCCTTTGCTGGCGGAATTTAACTGGTTTTATTTTTACCAGCCTTTAAGTGTTTTTCAGAAAAAGATATTGGAAAAACTTCATTCCGTTAACAATTGGAAGGCTTCTTTCTATGCGGCTTATTTTCCTCTATTGTTAAATAAGTATTCTGATTCGAAACTTAATTTTAACGAAAAGAATTACGAAGAAATTACCAAGCAGATAAAACAATACAGATCTTCTCAGCAGAATTTTATTCAGTATTTCTGGAATGATGCTCAGCAAAATGCGGTAAAGAAGTTTGAACAAACGAATAAAGATATTACGGTTGCCAATCTTTACAATAAACGAAGCAGCATCAATCATAAAAGATTGACATTGAGACAAATTGTTCAGAAAGATATAGGTCTTTTCACTAGTTTTTTTCCCATTATTCTTACGACACCGGATGCCTGTAGTAATCTTTTTCAGGGGAAGAATTTTTATTTCGATCATGTGGTTTTTGATGAAGCCAGTCAGCTGAAACTGGAAGACAATCTTCCGGCTTTGCTGAAAGGGAAGGGTATTATCATTGCAGGTGACGAACATCAGATGCCGCCTTCAAATTATTTCAGTAAGGTTTTTGACGGAACGATTGAGGATGAGGACGATATTGAATCTGAAAATGAGGTGATCACCTATAAAAATTCTTTATTGAATATTGAATCTTTATTGGATTTTGCGACGGAAAGCCAGTTTGAAAAAAATCATCTGGATTTTCATTACCGTTCAAAACATCCTTATCTGATCGACTTTTCTAATCATGCGTTCTACAATTCGCGTTTGAAACCTCTTCCGACAAAATCTGAAATTTTACCAATAGAGTTCTATCAGATAGATGGAGTTTTTGATGATCATACGAACAAAGAAGAAACGGTTAAAGTGCTGGAAATTTTACAGAATATTCAGCCTTTGAAAGATGGAAATTATCCTTCAGTGGGGATTGCCACTTTTAATATTTCACAACGAAATTATATTAAAAGAAAAATTGTTCAGGAAACGAATCTTCCCGGAAATGAAATTTTTAAGGAAAAAATCCGGGGACTGGAAGCAGCCGGATTGTTCATTAAAAATCTTGAAAATATTCAGGGAGATGAAAGGGATATCATCATCATTTCAACCACCTATGGAAGAAAATCCGGTGGAAAATTTATCCAAAGTTTTGGTCCGATCAATCATACGAAAGGATATAAATTGCTGAATGTCATTATCACAAGGGCGAAAGAGAAGATTTACGTTTGCAACTCAATTCCTGAAGATGTTTTCTCGAATTATAAAGAAGCTGTGGAGCAGGAAGGTTCGAATAACAGAAAAGCGGTTTTGTATGCGTATCTGGCTTACTGTAAAGCCGTAAATGATAAAAATGAGAGTCAAAGACTGGAAATTCTGAATACTTTAGATCAGTTCGGATGTTCGGATCAATCGAATAGAAATACGAATTCCAATGGTTTTATTGATGTGATTCATAATCGAATACAACAGGATTTTCCTAAGTTAAAAACATTGAAAAATCATCATTTCGGAGGCTATGAATTTGATATTCTTATTGAAAAAGAAGATGGAAAATCCATTATTGTCGAAGCAATGAGTAAAGAGAAATATTCCGGAAACCTGGGATATCTGGAAGATGTACACAAAGAAAAAATAGTACGAAATGCAGGTTTTGAATATGTAAGAATCTGGAGCCAGCACTGCTGGCAAAACCTTGATGCTGAAATACAAAAAATACATAAAAAAATATCATGACGGAACAATTAAAAAATTCACCGGAAACCATTCAATTTAAAGAGGTAATCGCTCATATTGATGAAAATTACGATTTTACTCCTACAAAATTTACCAACGGAAATACGGTCAATGAAGAAAACCAGAATAATGGTTCGTGTAAAGTTTTCAGCTATGCGAAACTGAATAATTTGTCTAAAGAGGATACTTTGAATCTTTTCGGAGAATTTTACAGAGAGGATGTACTGAAAAACCCTGAAGGAACGGATCACCAGAACATCAGAAACTTTATGGAGTTTGGCTGGGACGGAATTGTTTTTGAAGGGGAGGCTTTAGTGAGAAAGTAGTTATAAATAATAATTTTTAACCACCCCGTCAAAAATTCGCAGAATTTTTGCCACCCCTCCAAGGGAGGGGAATTTTTACATAATTTAAACTCAGTTTTTAATCTCAATCAATCTATGGCATCCAATAAAAATGCTCTTATCCGCTACAAAACACTGGATAAATGCCTGAAAAATAAGTACCGGAAGTATACTCTGGAAGATCTGATCGATGAATGTTCCGAAGCTTTGTTTGAGTTTGAGGGAAAAGAGTCTTTTGTCAGCAAGCGCACGGTACAACTGGATTTGCAGAATATGCGAAGTGAAAAGTTCGGGTATGAGGCACCGATTGAGGTTTATGAAAGAAAATACTATCGATACAGTGATCCTGAATACAGCATTCATAATATTTCGGTGAATGAAAGTGACCTGAAAGCGATGAATAACGCCGTGCAGATCTTGAAAC from Chryseobacterium camelliae includes these protein-coding regions:
- a CDS encoding RtcB family protein, whose translation is MTKMTGNDLIALGYRPAKWFAKALEYINENKLNEHQTKEYVEQFKQPEPISLHETAKDFVINIRAEHESENDNVEKVINTMNVLMKTPTLVAGAIMPDACPTGPVGQIPVGGVVVAKNAIHPGFHSADICCSVMLTDFGKADPKEVLDAAHSVTHFGYGGRPRGEQMPMSQELMDAFRANDFLNDEKLISIARSHMGTQGDGNHFLFVGISKNTGNTMLVTHHGSRAPGAALYDKGMKVANKFRMENSPETLKENAWIPYESEEGKSYWEALQLIRTWTKENHTSIHDATLNKLGIEKKDRYWNEHNFVFKDGDLFYHAKGATPLDDKFMPDITGPRLIPLNMAEPVLIVQGKTNERNLGFAPHGAGRNFSRSQHKKSLAHKTTEEIFAEETQGLDIRFFSNEIDISELPTAYKSAKNVRAQIEEYGLCEVLDEVMPYGCIMAGDVQKNAPWKKKKKFRKA
- a CDS encoding AAA domain-containing protein, giving the protein MENLNPEIFQAFQNKLKTGNRRGVHLNAIPGNSRYKFDLARLSEIHKSLPEHFIINLLTQKNVNFKFSIHDKISDEVAKTPEKEGIYLYDDEKEVTENKGAEVALVKDKTREAALEKLSTGLENLIFQNEVIQSEKGINSLGFGFPVLIRKDMDGQISASPILIWSVNIKPVNELNTWEISRTEDDAIYVNEVLINHLQNDSGIVLEQISEEMLADGKIDKPELLQICQTLLNQLKITQNLDFILNNYEEIPLIKPKASYEEQLQNNGDALIIKSGVFSIFEVQKQNIINDYESLKREFKPLENGIQQDFQSITSIETDPSQQGILESLKSQTKILIQGPPGTGKSQTLTAVLVNALENKQKTVVVCEKQTALEVLYNALHKLGLGRYCVMIKDSVSDRKLVVDAVRNTIDLADFKKTGQSYSAQSLQDQLTLISEHKATINTVHELLNSDLISGKNWMEIVGDLLTFQDTKENINVQDIPFTFSEGEGKEIEYILEKGKEVYQEYQPFEKSSFINPEKLIRENFHNSLQNLDTSFQHYEKMWDEIQSLIIDFRPVYEEKKKQNFSQNFQTLSSLINETEVITSVLNQNSEEFHPEITNGLFYRFTALFSSGKKKKISNQKRLLEISSLIKQISLNEFFPSIDLSDHLWNNKNEILNYRQKIQNIQSGFSSQLEQQFNSIDFLNIFDPVISGKETEMIAQRIQQLKKSISNDQWVKDLNFGNTYQSFDQYLISILDQYRTYRNHPENPLLAEFNWFYFYQPLSVFQKKILEKLHSVNNWKASFYAAYFPLLLNKYSDSKLNFNEKNYEEITKQIKQYRSSQQNFIQYFWNDAQQNAVKKFEQTNKDITVANLYNKRSSINHKRLTLRQIVQKDIGLFTSFFPIILTTPDACSNLFQGKNFYFDHVVFDEASQLKLEDNLPALLKGKGIIIAGDEHQMPPSNYFSKVFDGTIEDEDDIESENEVITYKNSLLNIESLLDFATESQFEKNHLDFHYRSKHPYLIDFSNHAFYNSRLKPLPTKSEILPIEFYQIDGVFDDHTNKEETVKVLEILQNIQPLKDGNYPSVGIATFNISQRNYIKRKIVQETNLPGNEIFKEKIRGLEAAGLFIKNLENIQGDERDIIIISTTYGRKSGGKFIQSFGPINHTKGYKLLNVIITRAKEKIYVCNSIPEDVFSNYKEAVEQEGSNNRKAVLYAYLAYCKAVNDKNESQRLEILNTLDQFGCSDQSNRNTNSNGFIDVIHNRIQQDFPKLKTLKNHHFGGYEFDILIEKEDGKSIIVEAMSKEKYSGNLGYLEDVHKEKIVRNAGFEYVRIWSQHCWQNLDAEIQKIHKKIS
- a CDS encoding HopJ type III effector protein; amino-acid sequence: MMTEQLKNSPETIQFKEVIAHIDENYDFTPTKFTNGNTVNEENQNNGSCKVFSYAKLNNLSKEDTLNLFGEFYREDVLKNPEGTDHQNIRNFMEFGWDGIVFEGEALVRK